aagagaagatcatTGTGAACAGGGTGTTGCGAGATGATCCGTCCAAGGGCGACATGCACAATCGCCAGGCCATTTCTCTCAAGATGTTGTGGAAAAGCTTGATGGACTACGATCTGTGGCCGATTTACGTCATTGGAATGCTTTTCGAAATACCTACTTCGCCACCCAAGAGTTATCTCACGCTTTCACTTAAAGCGATTGGATTTAACACTTTCGAGACCACTTTGTTGACAATTCCTGTCACTGTTTTTGCCTCCATCAATTTGCTGCTTATAACTGAGCTGTCTGAGCGTTTGCAACAAGTCTCCCTCGTCGGGCTTGTCCCTCAGCTATGGAGTTTCCCACTTCTCATCGTCCTTTACACATCAAGTGGATCACTGTCACACTGGAGCATGTATGCGGTTTCGTTCATCCTGGTTGGCTGGCCAAACCCGCAAGCAACGCACGTTGGATGGTGCTCACGCCTAAGTGGTACGGTGCGAACTCGAAGTGTCAGTGCAGCGCTGTTCAATGTGACCATTCAACTTTCTGGCATTGCATCCTCCAACATTTACCGCAAAGATGACAAACCACTCTACCGACGTGGAAACAGGCAACTCATCGCTATCAACGTCGCTACTATGGTTGCCTATGTTCTGGCAAAGGTGTACTACATGCGCAGGAACCAATGGAAGAAGGCTCAATGGGACAAATTCACCCCAGAGGAGAAGGCAACTTATCTTAGCACTACTACCGATGAAGGAAACAAGCGTTTGGACTTCCAGTTTCATAGCTGAGCAATATTCTTATGTGATATCTTCCATATCTGTATTTAGAATTCGACCTCATCGAGGTATTACAGAAATCTTTGGGTAGAACAAGGTATGGGACAGATTCCGAGCTGTCATATGTCATATTGATATAGGCAAAAGAAAATTAATACAAAAggaaaaccaaaaaagcAAAGTCACTTACTTGGAAGGCCTTTCCAATGTCATACGGCACTCGCAATCTCACCCCGCCCTAGAAGAATCACGGATAactgttgaacgaaatacagcgtacttttccactagaccataacaaaaaccaaggttcctgtttatggcctaggggggcCATATTTGAGGTTTAACAATAACGAAAAAGACGGAACAGACCTAGAAGGCTGTCATGACGCTAAGCCACACTCGCAATGCTAAACCGGAGAATCTTAGACAGTGGAAAACACAACAAACTCAAATGCCTTGCCAACGCCATGCGGCACTCGCGATCCTTTCCAATGAGGAAATAGGGATCGTTGGATCGGTCTCCGGGAGGGGCGGCAGAGCACCTCTTCCAGGGTAGTGATAATTGGTGAGGTATTAGGCACTGTGGTAATCGGTTGACCTGGGCCACCGTGTACACGAGAGACCACAATTGACTGGCGGGTCTCTGTTCGGTACAGACGCCGACCGTTGCGCATATCTTTTGATGGCTGCTCAAGCCCAATGGTTTCAAATGTGACCCTAGCCACAGTCAGATTGACCGATGTAATTATCACAACATGAACTTCCCCCTGGGAGTTCGCAAGCCACCAGGCGTCTGCTAGGAGCTTCTTTCTCGACTCAGAGAGGCCAACTTCAAGAACGAGCGAGGGCCACTTTATCGCTTCGACCTAGAGGAAGATTCTGGGGGATCCATGATCCATCTGATTCTTTGGAACCAAATGTTTCCTTCCACTCTTGCAATTGTAAGAGACCAGAAGAAATCTTTCATGTTCGCAAGATATGCAGCTATGGCGAATTGTGAATGGAACTCGCCCGTGACGGCATCATGGGGCTTGCCCGGTATGGTGACGATCATACCGCGGGTGTCTGGGTTGTACATTTGGCGGCATCCTTTCGAGAGACTCAGCTTTGCCACATCTGGTGGCACATTTGTGAACTTCGCATAGGTCATGACCAAGTTCGGGCTTTAGATCCTTTAGGGTGTTGTGCCTATATTTGTAGTCGGGGATATGGCCCTCCACTACTATGCTGCCACGCCTTTCCTCTCATATTATGCAAGCAGATGTTATATTGAACTACTTATATTCTAGAAAGAACTGCGACTTTAGTATAAAAATCCCTCCCCTACCAGCTTCTCGCTCAGCCTTCACAGAGGCTAACGTAGATATTGAAACAGCATTATGTAGCTCTCGAAGTAAACGACTGGGAACTGGGCTTGACGCTAGTCTTGCTTTCGCTGTTAAGGAGGGGCTTGTGATATCTGATCTCACTGCAAAATTGATCAGCGCAATAGCTGACCTCAGGATTGGATAGCACCATTTTAGTGCGGCTTCTAGCGTCTGAAGTCGACCAAGCAAATTGGACTTTCTTCTCTGCAGTAAGTTCATATTCTTTTCAAGGAAGTCTACTCTTCGTCTTTTTGCTGTCCTACGGAAGGTAATGTCACGAGCCTCATAAGTGCAGCATCCAAAGCGGGCTCTTTAATAATTCATGAAACAACACATTGAAGAATGAATCTCTTGTTGCAAGCAAGCTTTTAACCGGGGGGTTGAATACCCGGGTGGTCGTTACTTTGTTGAGTCAATTTTAGCGTTAAAAGCAGGTTAATACATAACTCGAAGTACTTGGGAACCAAAATTAGTGTTGATCGAAATTACTCCATAGGGATGAATCCtttcaaccttggaagtgcATCAAAGAGAGTAACTCAAGGAGGACTCAATTTATCAGCACGGTAAGAGTGGGCCAAAACGGGATTGGTGGAGAAAGCTTGGAACCAATCATAGGGTCAATCTATGATCTCTGTGGATGCCTGAGCGCTCAGGCAATTATAGGGTTAAACCCTTTTGCCACAGTGCTGCTTGGAAATCAAGACCCGTGACCACAGCGCAATCGAccctcttttctctttctccttccgAACCCTCGACAACCACCGACAACCTATACCCAGTTCGCAGGAAGTGCCATCACCACCCTTCCAGCACTCAAAATGGCCCGTCGTCCCGCGAGATGCTACCGCTACTGCAAGAACAAGGTGCGTTCCGATTTCGATTTTGCGAGCTTTTGAAGATTTGTGCGGGTTATGTTGGTGGGGAGCGTGCACCAACATATCGTCAACAACCACCTCGCCATGGCCGGAATATCATTTTAGCTATGAGGGATGATCCCTGTAGCACTGTGAGCACTGTGATTGTGCAGTTTATGGAACtttcaatttttctttttttttttgaagatGAGCCGTTTGGCTGACATCAGTTCTCAACGTCCAGCCCTACCCCAAGTCCCGGTTCAACCGTGGTGTTCCCGACCCTAAGATTCGTATCTTCGATCTTGGTCGTAAGAAGGCCAACGTGGATGACTTCCCCATGTGCATCCACTTGGTTTCCAACGAGTACGAGCAGCTTTCCTCCGAGGCTCTCGAGGCCGCCCGTATTTGCGCCAACAAGTACGTTATCCGATCCGCTCCCACATATCTCGCCTGACACCCAGGGACACAAACTCACAACTTTCAACAGGTACCTTGTCAAGATCGCCGGTAAGGAAGGTTTCCACCTGCGCGTCCGTGTGCACCCCTACCACGTCGTCCGTATCAACAAGATGTTGTCTTGCGCTGGTGCCGATCGTCTGCAGACCGGTATGCGTGGTGCCTTCGGTAAGCCCCAGGGTCTCGTCGCCCGTGTGAACATTGGCCAGATCATTCTGTCCGTCCGCACCCGTGACGCCCACCGTGCTACCGCTCTTGAGGCCCTCCGCCGCTCCCAGTACAAGTTCCCCGGTCGCCAAAAGATCATTGTGTCCAAGAACTGGGGTTTCACCCCCGTCCGTCGCGAGGAGTACCTCCAGCTCCGCCAGGAGGGCAAGCTTCTCCAGGACGGTGCCTACGTTCAGTTCCTCCGTGGCCACGGCCCCGTCGAGAAGAACATGAAGCGCTTCCCCGTTGCCTACGAGAACGTCGCTTAGATGTTGATGGGTTGATCAGAATATGAAGTTCAGAACGAAAATACTTGAATGTTCTTATTGTCTTTACCTTGTCCCATTCACCTTGATATCAATCTCTTGCAATCGCAATGATGGAGTTCTTGCAGGGGTATCATGATTCGCTCGCCTACATTGCACTTATAGAATTGTAAATCCGCCGGGGCCGTTATATATACGTAATGTACTGATTTTGAATCTGTCGAACAGGCCACACTTGAGCTTGTCTGACCATGCACGGATCATTCGACATGTTGCCATCAAGGATGTCTAGTAAACTAGCAGAAGTCTGGACCTAACTCTACATTGGGCTTTTTCCATTTCCAATGACCAGAGCATAGAGAATGAATAGGGCTCAAACATCGGTCATGTCACCAAGACTGCAGCACCAGCCATCCACCACCACATAACATTGTCCTTCAAGCCCCATCGCTTGCTTCCTGAAGTTTTCAGCATTCAGATTCAGACATATTTCATGTATCTATCAATGAAGCTGGGCGCAATTCAGAAGCAAGAACCAAAAATCGACGTTGTCTTGGATGTCCAGTGTACAAGTTTGAGGCTATCCCACACTCTACATCTTCAACCAGCCTATGCCTACTTAGGGTTTAAGTTTGCTAACAGCAGTTGGGCGAAATTTCCAGAACCAAGCAAGATCTTGATCATCCTcactctttttttcaatcGACTACATTCGTTCTCTCGAAAAAGAGATCAAGTAGGCATCGAAGTATGGAGTATACATCCATACTCACTGAGGCGGCGACCCACCGCAACGTGCCTTATGCAATTCCCCGGCAACTAAAGGAAAACCATTAGCTCGGGTCTTCCAACAAGTCGAATCTCGGTTGAGACTGATTCGGAAAGTAAATAGTAACAGAAGCTGAGTGGGTGAGGAGAACATACCTGTCACGTCATCTGGGGTACAAGAGACCTTCAAACAAGTACCGAGCGTATCCTTGAACGCTGGGCTTGGGCAAGTGCACTTGTAATCAACAGAGGAGACACAGCCTGCCACAGCAGAGGCTTCGTTGATACAACGAATCTGTCCAAGAGGTGAAAAAGTGGTTAGTATTTTGAGTTCACATCAGATGCCCAGATAGGGAGAGCATACAAGGCAGGGACTGGCATCATCCAGAGGATCAGCGACAGTCCAAGACAGGAAAGCAGCCAGTGGAAAGAAGATTGTGAGCTTCATTTTGGATCGATGTAGTATATAGTGGTAATGTGTCAGAAGACTGAGAGCGTGAAAGTGGAGGATTTTATGAACACAGGACGGACGCCCTTGCCCGATTTATCAACAGCCAATCTATTTTTGTAGCACTAGGAGAGGTAACGCATTCCTTCTCATATAGGTATCCCAGTATCAACAAACCCAGTGTCTGGGTGATGTGTGGAATGAGATTTTGTTGGAATGTGAGCTTTTAGAAATGGGAATGTTACAACGCCGGATAATAGACTTAACAGCACGATACGGATAGCGGAATAGTATCTTGACTGAGTTAAAATTCCAAAGCAAATATCGACTCCTGTGATGTGGCTCCTCAAGCACTTTTTGCCAAATTGCTGTGTTATTGAGGTATTGAACACCTCTAGTTGTGGCTTGGACCTGGACAAGAAGATCGGCTCCAAACACAGGAACTTCTTGAGCTAACTTGGCGAATCGGTAGTCTTTCTTCGACAGGAACCCAGCGACGGATGCTTTAGCTACCAGAGAGCGTACTTGGTGTCCTATTGACAAGTTTATAACCGAGCGAATGTCTTCAGTTGTAAAACCTTGGGTGCTTGCGTTAGGGTCATTTTCATTGTTGATTGAGGATTCATCGTCGCCTTTCTTGTTAACGCTTCCGTTGTTGGTAATTCTCTGGTTGATACTTTTTCTTGGATGTTCGGCGATTTGGGCTTCGACTTGGCTGATGTCGCACACATCAGCTAGACGTGCAAATTCAATCAAAGTTGCGGCCTTGGCACCCGGTTCTTGATTTCTGCAATTGACCTCGCCAGTAGATAGCCAAAGCAAACGGATTTCGAAACTTTGTATGAAAAGAACACCGTCAAGCTCTTTCATAACCACTGGTTGGTCCTTCACTTCCGTAAAGTTGCCGCCAAACACTCTCGCAACATATTGAGACTGGTCCACGAGAATGGCTCTCGAAACCGTGTACTCCTTGCTGGATAGATTAAGTCGGATCTTCATAAGAGGGCCATGAAGGACAGGAAGAAAACTGAAGACACGCGGCTGTTCTAGTAACGATACCAATAGAAGCAAACTATCTTGTTTACTTGCGAGTTTACCAAGTCTGTAGGGTCCGAATACCGGAAATGCGGTTTAGTCGCTGGCTTGCCTGCAGAAGTGAAGTAGGTGAAGCAAGTGGAATGAATAAGGGAAGATTGGAAAAGACAGTGGAAATGTAAAACCTTGCGACCCCAGAGATCATAAACTGGATCAAAAGCAAGAGCCTTGGGGTATCCTTGTGGTTAGAATCtcgctttcttctctctcatGTTTACACGAGAAAAGACGTAAAAGCTGACCTTCATAGAATCGGCATTGGaaaaaccttggaagaacTTTCCCTAAATTTTTATCTTCTTTATGCATCTTGCAAGCATAGTTTTTTGAAGCAGAAATAAAATACATAGGCAATAGTTCATAGGGCTGAAGTATATGATTACTGCGCGATGGCCGCTATTCCCGCTATTCCGAACTAGGACCCCGAGAGCATATGACACTTGATTGGTTGGCTTTCGCACACCGCCTTATGTTCCGCCTTTATCACACATGTAGAGACATCCGATTTCCTATCTGGTTTTTCCTAGTGCACGCCATTTTTCCATTTTTATTTGCCCATTGAAAAGTCCCCACTTCACTCATAGAGCTCTATTGGTTAACTCATTCATGGTGCTCAGGATCTTTATATTACAGGTAAGTGGGGTGACGAAGTAGTTTTCTGACCGGCAGTATTTTCTCGATTTTCTCGTACAGCTAGTTCCAGCCCCGCATACGTCACCCTCAAAAATTCCTCATCTCCTCACAAACACAAACATGAAGCAGAGATTCTCGTCTTTGGACGTCAAGGTATCTTCAAATACACTGCAAAGAGATACAACACTAACAACTTCAGGTCATCACGCAAGAATTGGCGTCAGAGTGTGTCAACCTCCGAGTGTCCAACATCTACGACCTGTCCTCGGTACGCTCAGTTCATTTCTCTTTGTCATCTAAGGATATCAAGCTGATTCGATTTTTTTAACAGCGTATATTTCTTTTCAAACTCGCTAAACCGGACCACCGGCGTCAACTCATTATTGACTCCGGTTTTCGCACTCATGTCACTCAGTATACGCGAACTACGGCAACCACACCCTCGCCCTTTGTGACCCGTCTCCGAAAATATCTGAAGTCTCGCCGAATTACGGGAATCTCTCAAATCGGAACAGATCGCATCATCGAAATTTCTTTCAGCGATGGCGCATATCACATCTTCCTCGAATTCTTCGCCGGTGGTAACATCATCTTGACAGACCGCGAGTACAATATTCTTGCTTTCTTCCGCCAAGTTGCTGCTGGTGTGGGTCAGGAAGAGATCAAGGCTGGACTCAAGTACACTGTGTCGAATAAACAGAATTATGATGGGGTTCCGGACATCACAGCGGATCGAGTTTTGCAAACTCTGGAAAAGGCACAGGGGCTTTCTGCCCAAGAGGGAAACGCAcccaaaaaattcaaaaaaaagggaacgGATGTTTTGCGAAAAGCATTGTCGCAAGGCTTTCCTGAATATCCTCCTCTGCTCCTCGACCACGTCTTTGCGATCAAGGAATTTGATACCACAACGCCGCTGGATCAAGTAATAGGGAGCCAAGATCTGTTGCAGGCCGTAAAAGAGGTGCTAGAAGAATCGCGGCGAGTTTCCAACACCTTTGACTCTGGCGCTAGCCATCCTGGCTACATTGTTGCAAAAGAAGACACGCGACCCATCCCGGAAGGAGAGACTTCATCAAAGGCCGCGGGCCTGCTTTACGAAGACTTTCATCCTTTCAAACCTCGACAGTTTGAAAATAAACCAGGAATAAAGATCCTAGAGTTCGAGCGCTTCAATGCCACAGTCGACGAGTACTTTTCATCTCTTGAATCTCAGCGACTCGAGTCGCGATTGACAGAGCGCGAGGAGGCAGCCAAGAAGAAGCTCGAATCCGTGCGATTCGAGCACAAAAAGCGGATTGATGAGCTCAAGAACGTACAAGAGCTTCACATCCGCAAAGCGAATGCTATTCAGGACAATGTATACCGAGTTCAGGAGGCAATGGATGCTGTCAATGGACTGGTGGCCCAGGGAATGGACTGGGGTGAAATTGCGCGCCTGATTGAGATGGAACAGGATCGCGGCAATCCAGTGGCGCAGATCATCAAATTGCCCCTCAAATTGTACGAAAATACAGTCAGCCTACTTCTTGGAGAGGCCGGcgacgacgaggatgaagaggaggagtTTTCTAGCAGCGATGAATCAGACTCCGATTCAGAGAACGAAGCAGATCAAGAGACAAGCAGTGCGGAACGAGAGTCTAAGCTTTTGaccattgacattgacctTGGTTTGAGCCCATGGGCGAATGCATCACAATACTATGATCAGAAGAAGCAAGCCTCAGAGAAGGAACAAAGGACAACCCAGTCGTCTACGAAGGCACTGAAGAGTCACGAGAAGAAGGTGACGACCGAGCTGAAGCGAGGCttgaagaaagagaagcaaGTGCTTCGACAGGCTCGGACGCCATTCTGGTTTGAGAAATTTGTCTTTTTCATTTCTTCGGAGGGCTACTTGGTTATAGGGTACGTGATTCCATTGAACACTGTTCTACGACATACTAATCCCAGCAGTGCACGTGATGCTATGCAAAGTGAATTGCTCTACCGGCGTTATTTGTCGAAGGGCGATATCTTTGTGCACGCTGACCTCGAAGGTGCGACGCCAATAGTGGTGAAGAACCGAGCCGGCAGTGCAGACGCACCAATCTCTCCAAGCACATTATCTCAAGCTGGCAACCTTTGCGTCGCGACTTCCACTGCTTGGGATTCAAAGGCTGTCATGTCTGCTTGGTGGGCGCATGCTCATCAGGTATCCAAAATCGCAGAGAACGGCAGCGGAATAATGCCCACGGGTGTTTTCCAAATCAAGGGAGAGAAGAACTTCTTGGCGCCATCGCAACTGGTGCTTGGATTTGGCATCATGTTCCAAGTCAGCCAAGAAAGCGTTCGGAACCATAAGCAGCGATTCGACACATCTGACATTCCACTAGCCGCTATACCTCCTGCAGATGAGACTGAGGCTTCTGAGCTGAAGGACTTCTTGGAGCCAGAAGCCCAATGGCAGACAGAGGCCAACGAAGACGCAGAAAAGGGAAATGAGGCAtctgaagaggaggatgaagatgagaaagCCGCCTCCCGAAACCCTCTCCAGCGAAGCAATTCCGAGCTTTTTACCTCTCAACCAACTCAAGAATCGGAGTCTAGGTCCGACCCGGAAGAAGAGGTAAAGGATGAACTTGAGCAAGAAGTTGCAGAGGATCAGccggaggaagaagaagaggaagaggaagaagaagaagccaaatcAACAGCAGGTCAAAATCCTGCACCTGGGCAAAATGAAGAACCGAACTTGAACGCTCGAGAGCGACGTACCTTGCGACAAGGCAAGTCGCTTGACCGTCCCGGCGAGGAAGAATCAGCTGCACCACGCATCGCCCCTACTCGCGGTAAGCGGGCGAAGGACAAGCGCGCTGCTGCCAAGTATGCTAATcaggacgaggatgagcgAGAACTTGCTCTTCGGTTAGTGGGTGCTAACAAGGGCAAGGCCGCAAAGGCGGCCAAGGCAGCTGAGGCCAAGGAACAGCGTGAACGAGAGGCTGAGGCGCAAAGGCAACGACGACGGGCCCAACATGAGCGCGCTGCCGAAGCCGAGCGCAAACGGCAGGCCCAGTTTACGGAAAATGGAACGGACGATTACAGCGAGGAGACAGCTGCCGCAGAAGCTTCGGATCTCACTTGGATTCCAGCCCTGGTGGGTACACCAACTACGGATGATGAAATAATTGCTGCTATTCCTGTATGCGCCCCATGGGCTGCCCTTGGACGCTACAAGTACAAAGTCAAACTGCAGCCAGGCACTGTAAAGAAGGGCAAGGCCGTCAAGGAGATCATTGGTCGGTGGGTGTCCGAGACCACCACCGGGAAGGTTAAGAAGGAGCACGCCGAAGATGTCGGGATCTCTCGTGTCGACGCTGAGCGTCTCCGGGAACGGGAGGGAGAGCTCATCAAGAGCTGGAAAGATACTGAGATTATCAACACTATGGTTGTGGGCAAGGTGCGCATCATGACTGCAGGAGCTGGAAGCGGCGGTGGGGGTGATAAGGGCAAGGGCAAAGGTGGAAAGGGTGGCGGAGGTGGTAAGGGTAAGAAGAAGTGATTGAGACTTGTGTATACATAGAGAATGCATAGATTAGAGCTTTGAATTCAAGTCAACCGATTCAATCCAATCAGGTTATATAAGATAATTATCGGTGTCAAGCCGATGTATGCCCCTGGTCTTTTTGTGCCAGCTGATCAGCCACAATCCCGCTTCAACTACCCCATAAAATCTTGAACAACTCCTACCTTTTCAAATCCATTGTCAATAACATCGTTGGCGATGTGATTGCAGTCCGAGTTCCTGACGCGCTGAGTCATCCAACGTCATGACCCGAACCATTTTTCTCGCGACCTCAAATGTTGGGCCTCTTATCGCTTCTGACGGCATTGTGCGAAACGATAGCCGATCATATACGCTCGAATCGACCTCTGATTTTACGTTTGAGATAAACCAAAAAAACTTCGCCCCACACAGCCAGAACCCGGCCCCCCCTCGGGCATCAATTCGCCCCTCATCTGATAACGTGTGCGCCCGAATGGTGCGTCATTGAGGCCTTCTCAAACATCACATTGCTTTTCACTCGCGCTTTTGCCGGCCACTGTCAGCGCAGTTGTGCCAGATACTTAAGCAAAATGCCCACACAAACGAGAGTTGTCCCCGTTCAACGGCTCAGCAAAGGGCCCGGCGATTTATCTCTGGCAGAATGGTGGGAGAAGGAGCGCAACCAAAAAACGCCAGAGTCCCAGGCCATCGAAGAGGCTGCCAAACTTCTCCGGTCAAGTGACATTCCCGTCGCATTTCCTACCGAGACAGTATATGGCCTAGGAGCCGATGCGACGCGCAGTGCCTCTGTTCAGGGAATCTATCGCGCGAAACAACGGCCCTCAGACAACCCCCTGATCGTTCATGTCGACTCACTCGACATGCTTGAGCGTCTCCTCAATCCCACCTCCCACGGTAGCCCCAACTCAATTCAAAGTTTGCCAATCGCTCTTCCCTCGATCTACAAGCCTTTGATCGACAAATTCTGGCCCGGCGCACTGACAATCATTCTACCCAATCCATCTGGGTCCATATTGGCGCCGGAGGTCACTTCCAGCCTGACCACATTCGGCGTCCGCATGCCCTCTTCTCCACTCGCACGTCTACTCATCCACGCAACAGACCGTCCCCTCGCCGCGCCATCTGCAAATGCCTCCACCAAGCCATCCCCAACAACCGCGCAGCATGTATACCACGATCTCAAAGACCGCATCGAGATGATTCTCGACGGCGGCGCCTCCGGTGTTGGCGTTGAAAGCACTGTGGTGGACGGATTATGCGACCCACCAGCGATTCTGCGCCCCGGCGGCATCGGCATCGACGAAATCCGGAAATGCGAAGGGTGGGAAAACGTCGCAGTCGGCTACAAAGATGGAACGCTAGACGTGAAGGAGGTTCCACGCGCACCGGGAATGAAATACCGCCATTACTCGCCAAAGGCACGGGTTGTTCTCTTTGAGTCGACATCCAACCCAGCCGGGGTGATGAAACTTGTCCAAAAAGACCTGAAAGATACAGCCATTGGCGCACACAAAATTGGTATTATCCGCACGCGGAACTGGGAGATTGGCTTGGGGCTGGCTTCAGAAGATCACCTCGCCAGTAGCATGAACCCCGTGTCTTCTCCCATTGAGAACATTATCAGTTTCCCGATCCCCGTGTTGGAGAATGGAAACCCGAGCGGCCGCACGAAGATGGCGTATGATTACCATCTTGGCTCAGATGCGGTTTCCATCGCACATGGTCTATTTGCCGCCCTGCGCGGGCTGGATGAgcttgatgttgatgttatTTACGTGGAAGGTGTTTCAGACCGCGAGGGTGACCTGGCCGCAGCTGTCATGAACCGGCTACGAAAGGCTGCTGGTGCTGAAATGCGGGTTTGAAAAGCCCCGATTTAGTTCTGAAGATGGAGTCCAGGTTGTTTTCCGGGTTTAGATAGAGGCTTAAAAAGTGTGAATATTAGAATCAAATAAATTTCAACATGAAATAAATATGTATGACCCACATCTTTTGCACACGGAGGTTAAAGAGGGCCTGTTAATGGAGTCTCTTGGGCTtaccccatttgatgaattCTACTCATCTCCATTCGACGCGGAATTCGGAGATCTCCGGGGAATAAGCTTATCGATGAGCCCAATGTTGggataaaaaaaagtgaaaGACAACTGTGTcatgaaaagaagaattATGATCCGAGACACTGGCGGGGGAAAAAGCAAACTCGTCCGGTGCTTCTCCCGCGTTGA
The nucleotide sequence above comes from Penicillium digitatum chromosome 1, complete sequence. Encoded proteins:
- a CDS encoding 60S ribosomal protein uL16, producing MARRPARCYRYCKNKPYPKSRFNRGVPDPKIRIFDLGRKKANVDDFPMCIHLVSNEYEQLSSEALEAARICANKYLVKIAGKEGFHLRVRVHPYHVVRINKMLSCAGADRLQTGMRGAFGKPQGLVARVNIGQIILSVRTRDAHRATALEALRRSQYKFPGRQKIIVSKNWGFTPVRREEYLQLRQEGKLLQDGAYVQFLRGHGPVEKNMKRFPVAYENVA
- a CDS encoding Extracellular membrane protein, CFEM domain — translated: MKLTIFFPLAAFLSWTVADPLDDASPCLIRCINEASAVAGCVSSVDYKCTCPSPAFKDTLGTCLKVSCTPDDVTVAGELHKARCGGSPPQ
- a CDS encoding Fibronectin-binding A, N-terminal gives rise to the protein MKQRFSSLDVKVITQELASECVNLRVSNIYDLSSRIFLFKLAKPDHRRQLIIDSGFRTHVTQYTRTTATTPSPFVTRLRKYLKSRRITGISQIGTDRIIEISFSDGAYHIFLEFFAGGNIILTDREYNILAFFRQVAAGVGQEEIKAGLKYTVSNKQNYDGVPDITADRVLQTLEKAQGLSAQEGNAPKKFKKKGTDVLRKALSQGFPEYPPLLLDHVFAIKEFDTTTPLDQVIGSQDLLQAVKEVLEESRRVSNTFDSGASHPGYIVAKEDTRPIPEGETSSKAAGLLYEDFHPFKPRQFENKPGIKILEFERFNATVDEYFSSLESQRLESRLTEREEAAKKKLESVRFEHKKRIDELKNVQELHIRKANAIQDNVYRVQEAMDAVNGLVAQGMDWGEIARLIEMEQDRGNPVAQIIKLPLKLYENTVSLLLGEAGDDEDEEEEFSSSDESDSDSENEADQETSSAERESKLLTIDIDLGLSPWANASQYYDQKKQASEKEQRTTQSSTKALKSHEKKVTTELKRGLKKEKQVLRQARTPFWFEKFVFFISSEGYLVIGARDAMQSELLYRRYLSKGDIFVHADLEGATPIVVKNRAGSADAPISPSTLSQAGNLCVATSTAWDSKAVMSAWWAHAHQVSKIAENGSGIMPTGVFQIKGEKNFLAPSQLVLGFGIMFQVSQESVRNHKQRFDTSDIPLAAIPPADETEASELKDFLEPEAQWQTEANEDAEKGNEASEEEDEDEKAASRNPLQRSNSELFTSQPTQESESRSDPEEEVKDELEQEVAEDQPEEEEEEEEEEEAKSTAGQNPAPGQNEEPNLNARERRTLRQGKSLDRPGEEESAAPRIAPTRGKRAKDKRAAAKYANQDEDERELALRLVGANKGKAAKAAKAAEAKEQREREAEAQRQRRRAQHERAAEAERKRQAQFTENGTDDYSEETAAAEASDLTWIPALVGTPTTDDEIIAAIPVCAPWAALGRYKYKVKLQPGTVKKGKAVKEIIGRWVSETTTGKVKKEHAEDVGISRVDAERLREREGELIKSWKDTEIINTMVVGKVRIMTAGAGSGGGGDKGKGKGGKGGGGGKGKKK
- a CDS encoding Translation initiation protein Sua5 encodes the protein MPTQTRVVPVQRLSKGPGDLSLAEWWEKERNQKTPESQAIEEAAKLLRSSDIPVAFPTETVYGLGADATRSASVQGIYRAKQRPSDNPLIVHVDSLDMLERLLNPTSHGSPNSIQSLPIALPSIYKPLIDKFWPGALTIILPNPSGSILAPEVTSSLTTFGVRMPSSPLARLLIHATDRPLAAPSANASTKPSPTTAQHVYHDLKDRIEMILDGGASGVGVESTVVDGLCDPPAILRPGGIGIDEIRKCEGWENVAVGYKDGTLDVKEVPRAPGMKYRHYSPKARVVLFESTSNPAGVMKLVQKDLKDTAIGAHKIGIIRTRNWEIGLGLASEDHLASSMNPVSSPIENIISFPIPVLENGNPSGRTKMAYDYHLGSDAVSIAHGLFAALRGLDELDVDVIYVEGVSDREGDLAAAVMNRLRKAAGAEMRV